CACCCCTGCAGTGAATCCCGTAGAGCTCTATAAACAGCTGCCGAAAAAGAATTGCGGCGACTGCGCGCAGAAGACCTGCATGGCCTTCGCCATGGCGGCCCTACGGGGGGAGACCGATCTTTCCGGATGCCCCCATCTCGACGGCGAGGCGCTCCAGGCCCTCAAGGGCTCGCTCACGACCTCCGACTGGCGTGAAGAGCTCGCCGGGAAGCTCCGTGAAGAGGTCAGGCAGGTCGACTTCCCCCGCATCGCCGAAGGACTCGGCGCCCGGCTGCAGGGAGGGTCTCTGGTCCTTACCTGCCTGGGGAGAGAATTCACCGTTACGGCGGACGGCGTCATCGTGACGAAGGGGCCGATGACGCCGTGGATAAAGATATTGCTGCTCCACTACATCAGGACCGCCGGCAGAGAGAAGCTCTCCGGAAAGTGGGTCTCGTACGCCGAGCTCAAGAGCGGCATGGTCAAAGCGACGTCGTTCGCACGTGAGTGCGAGGAGCCGCTGAGGGAGCTCTTCGACCGGGATGCGGAGCAGGCGGCTTCCGCGCTGCTTCGCATGGGCGCGGAACAGCGAGGGGACTTTCCGACCTCCTGTGCATGGCGGCTCCTCCTTCTTCCCAAGCTGCCCGTCATGGTCCTCTACTGGCCTCCGGACGAGGAGTTTCCCTCGAAGCTGAGCATTCTTTTCGACGCTACGGCGGACCGGTTTCTCGACGCCGAATCGCTCATCTTCCTGCTGGAGGGGCTGGTAAAAAACGTCGAAAGGAATTTTATTTCTTGACAAGAAAAATCGTATATGGTATTAATTGAGATGACGTATTATTCCCCAATTTTTGGCACGTTTTGGCGAACGTCATAACAAACTATGTAAGGAGGTGACCACCGAATGAAGAGAATCTTAGCTTTAATACTTTCTTTACTGCTTGTCGTAGCTTTCACCTTCGCAGTCGGCTGCAAGAAGGCTGAAGAGCCCAAGCCCGAGCCCGCGCCTGCGCCCGCTCCGGCACCGGCTCCTGCTCCGGCACCCGAGCCGGCACCGGCTCCTGCTCCGGCTCCTGCTCCGGAAGCTCCCAAGAAGTAATTTCCTTAAACGACACCATGAGAGCGGCATCCCCGCTCTCATGGTGTTGCTTTTTAAAACCGATACCTGATATATTTTAAGTATATTATTGTGCGTCGTTCTCTTTCGAAGAGTGGGTAGTCCCACTCTTTTGTTTTAGGAGCCCTATGGAGCAGAATGCGCTGAAACAGAAGATACACACCCTGGCCGCTCAGGCAGCCGAGGACGAAGACCTCGAGCTGGTGAATATCGACCTTCGCGGCAAGGGCAAGAGCATGCTCCTCCGCGTCGTCGTCGACAAGGAGAGCGGGGTGACGATCAGCGACTGCGAACGCATGAGCAGGAGCCTCGAAGCGCTCCTCGACGTCGAGGACCCGATCAAGGGCTCCTATACCCTCGAGGTCTCCTCGCCGGGGCTCGACCGGCCGCTCGCGACCCAG
This window of the Nitrospirota bacterium genome carries:
- the rimP gene encoding ribosome maturation factor RimP, with the translated sequence MEQNALKQKIHTLAAQAAEDEDLELVNIDLRGKGKSMLLRVVVDKESGVTISDCERMSRSLEALLDVEDPIKGSYTLEVSSPGLDRPLATQRDFERNIEKLARVVTAEKIDNQTFFVGRIIDVGEGWIRMRIEQKGGDRDIFIPMDKISKARLEIEIK
- a CDS encoding DUF3786 domain-containing protein, producing MNPVELYKQLPKKNCGDCAQKTCMAFAMAALRGETDLSGCPHLDGEALQALKGSLTTSDWREELAGKLREEVRQVDFPRIAEGLGARLQGGSLVLTCLGREFTVTADGVIVTKGPMTPWIKILLLHYIRTAGREKLSGKWVSYAELKSGMVKATSFARECEEPLRELFDRDAEQAASALLRMGAEQRGDFPTSCAWRLLLLPKLPVMVLYWPPDEEFPSKLSILFDATADRFLDAESLIFLLEGLVKNVERNFIS